From the Musa acuminata AAA Group cultivar baxijiao chromosome BXJ1-2, Cavendish_Baxijiao_AAA, whole genome shotgun sequence genome, one window contains:
- the LOC135583095 gene encoding histone-lysine N-methyltransferase ASHH3-like isoform X1 → MKNKIFCGGGGGGSGGTVFQQLMQQLGDEEPVDFQLPDWSKKQKSAPYNFIRRNVYLTKRIKRRAADDGIFCSCSPSPGNSVVCGRDCLCGMLLSCCSQSCKCGNLCVNKPFQYRPVKKMKLIETEKCGSGVVTEEDIRQGDFVIEYVGEVIDDKTCEERLWKMKHCGETNFYLCEINRDMVIDATYKGNKSRFINHSCQPNTEMQKWTIDGEIRIGIFATRDIKKGEELTYDYQFVQFGADQDCYCGSVGCRKKLGNKPSKLKFSSSDTALQLVLCEIAASSPNSKALLYGKANLESGRLNMEGSPSFVARKRKSEFHNCICEVVRIWSPQYKRYYGGVILEFDCYSRKHTIITEDERVENVDLSKEDWDFL, encoded by the exons ATGAAGAACAAG ATCttttgcggcggcggcggcggcggcagtggcGGAACGGTATTCCAACAGCTGATGCAACAGCTCGGAGACGAGGAGCCCGTGGATTTCCAGCTGCCGGACTGGTCGAAGAAGCAGAAATCAGCGCCCTACAACTTCATAAGGCGCA ATGTTTATCTCACTAAAAGGATAAAAAGGCGTGCGGCAGATGATGGCATCTTCTGCTCCTGCAGCCCATCACCGGGAAATTCGGTTGTTTGCGGCAGAGATTGCCTCTGTGG GATGCTTTTGTCTTGTTGTTCTCAAAGTTGCAAGTGTGGAAATCTATGTGTGAACAAACCGTTCCAGTATCGGCCAGTGAAGAAAATGAAGTTAATTGAG ACAGAAAAATGTGGATCTGGGGTAGTAACCGAGGAGGATATAAGACAAGGAGACTTTGTGATAGAATATGTTGGTGAAG TAATTGATGACAAAACTTGTGAAGAAAGGCTGTGGAAAATGAAGCATTGTGGTGAGACGAATTTTTACCTGTGTGAGATCAACAGGGACATGGTCATTGATGCTACATACAAGGGAAACAAGTCTAGATTTATAAATCATAGCTGCCAGCCGAATACTGAGATGCAGAAATG GACAATTGATGGTGAAATACGCATTGGTATATTTGCAACTCGTGATATAAAGAAGGGAGAGGAGTTAACATATGATTATCA GTTTGTACAATTTGGAGCAGATCAAGATTGCTACTGTGGTTCTGTAGGTTGCAGGAAGAAATTGGGAAACAAGCCTAGCAAGCTGAAATTTTCTTCTTCAGACACTGCTTTGCAACTAGTTCTTTGTGAGATTGCAGCTTCCTCTCCCAATTCAAAAGCACTTCTGTATGGAAAAGCC AATCTGGAAAGTGGGAGATTAAATATGG AAGGATCACCATCTTTTGTTGCTCGCAAAAGAAAGAGTGAGTTCCATAATTGCATCTGTGAAGTTGTACGAATCTGGTCTCCTCAGTATAAAAG GTATTATGGAGGAGTTATACTGGAATTTGATTGCTATTCTAGAAAACACACT ATAATCACAGAGGATGAGAGGGTTGAAAACGTTGATCTGTCAAAGGAAGATTGGGATTTTTTATGA
- the LOC135583095 gene encoding histone-lysine N-methyltransferase ASHH3-like isoform X3 — translation MKNKIFCGGGGGGSGGTVFQQLMQQLGDEEPVDFQLPDWSKKQKSAPYNFIRRNVYLTKRIKRRAADDGIFCSCSPSPGNSVVCGRDCLCGMLLSCCSQSCKCGNLCVNKPFQYRPVKKMKLIETEKCGSGVVTEEDIRQGDFVIEYVGEVIDDKTCEERLWKMKHCGETNFYLCEINRDMVIDATYKGNKSRFINHSCQPNTEMQKWTIDGEIRIGIFATRDIKKGEELTYDYQFVQFGADQDCYCGSVGCRKKLGNKPSKLKFSSSDTALQLVLCEIAASSPNSKALLYGKAKCCLTESGKWEIKYGRITIFCCSQKKE, via the exons ATGAAGAACAAG ATCttttgcggcggcggcggcggcggcagtggcGGAACGGTATTCCAACAGCTGATGCAACAGCTCGGAGACGAGGAGCCCGTGGATTTCCAGCTGCCGGACTGGTCGAAGAAGCAGAAATCAGCGCCCTACAACTTCATAAGGCGCA ATGTTTATCTCACTAAAAGGATAAAAAGGCGTGCGGCAGATGATGGCATCTTCTGCTCCTGCAGCCCATCACCGGGAAATTCGGTTGTTTGCGGCAGAGATTGCCTCTGTGG GATGCTTTTGTCTTGTTGTTCTCAAAGTTGCAAGTGTGGAAATCTATGTGTGAACAAACCGTTCCAGTATCGGCCAGTGAAGAAAATGAAGTTAATTGAG ACAGAAAAATGTGGATCTGGGGTAGTAACCGAGGAGGATATAAGACAAGGAGACTTTGTGATAGAATATGTTGGTGAAG TAATTGATGACAAAACTTGTGAAGAAAGGCTGTGGAAAATGAAGCATTGTGGTGAGACGAATTTTTACCTGTGTGAGATCAACAGGGACATGGTCATTGATGCTACATACAAGGGAAACAAGTCTAGATTTATAAATCATAGCTGCCAGCCGAATACTGAGATGCAGAAATG GACAATTGATGGTGAAATACGCATTGGTATATTTGCAACTCGTGATATAAAGAAGGGAGAGGAGTTAACATATGATTATCA GTTTGTACAATTTGGAGCAGATCAAGATTGCTACTGTGGTTCTGTAGGTTGCAGGAAGAAATTGGGAAACAAGCCTAGCAAGCTGAAATTTTCTTCTTCAGACACTGCTTTGCAACTAGTTCTTTGTGAGATTGCAGCTTCCTCTCCCAATTCAAAAGCACTTCTGTATGGAAAAGCC AAATGCTGTTTGACAGAATCTGGAAAGTGGGAGATTAAATATGG AAGGATCACCATCTTTTGTTGCTCGCAAAAGAAAGAGTGA
- the LOC135605420 gene encoding probable inactive shikimate kinase like 2, chloroplastic yields the protein MAAALLNSPLSISTQNPKKTLGIPRQDFPLLNPRFSLFDRRKLLSSPFSFSSLILSKRNGVLNRLQSVSGGHVSAIPVESKNYEFSDGDADVELRLDISKLDIMSPSDIFVDMDETSLLVRVKASGTLITLMETNCLFERIKPSETIWYIDEDQLVVNLKKCDRDLKWPDVMESWESLTKGILQLLKGTSIYIVGDSTEINENVGSELATGIGYIPFSTSDLLERYAQQSIESWVVSDGVDSVAEAEGSILQSLSSHARSVVATLGGEHGAARTHDKWRYLHAGFTVWLSISEAADEASAKEEARRHVQDGRLAYSNADIVMKLGGWEPDQSRVVAQACLSALKQLTLSDRQLTGKKSLYVRLGCRGDWPDIKPPGWDPSSGVHPPES from the exons ATGGCCGCTGCTCTCCTTAACTCCCCGCTCTCAATCTCTACGCAAAATCCCAAGAAAACACTAGGGATTCCTCGGCAAGATTTCCCTCTTCTCAACCCTCGCTTTTCCCTCTTTGATCGCAGAAAACTGCTATCGTCGCCGTTCTCCTTCTCATCTCTTATCCTCTCTAAAAGAAATGGCGTCTTGAACCGGCTGCAATCAGTTTCTGGCGGCCATGTTTCCGCGATTCCTGTTGAATCGAAAAACTATGAG TTCTCCGATGGTGATGCAGACGTAGAACTGAGACTTGATATTAGTAAATTAGATATCATGAGCCCCAGTGATATTTTTGTGGACATGGATGAGACTTCGTTATTAGTTAGAGTAAAAGCTTCTGGGACTCTCATAACTCTTATGGAAACAAATTGTTTGTTTGAGAGGATAAAGCCTTCTGAAACTATATG GTATATAGATGAGGATCAGCTAGTAGTTAACCTGAAAAAGTGTGACAGAGATTTAAAGTGGCCTGATGTGATGGAATCCTGGGAGTCTCTTACAAAAGGAATCCTGCAATTACTGAAAGGAACTTCAATCTACATTGTTGGAGATTCCACAGAGATAAATGAAAACGTTGGCAGTGAACTTGCAACTGGAATTGG ATACATTCCATTTAGTACAAGTGACTTGCTGGAGAGATATGCTCAACAATCTATTGAGTCAT GGGTTGTTTCAGATGGAGTAGATTCTGTTGCTGAAGCTGAAGGTTCTATATTGCAAAGTCTTAGTAG CCATGCCCGAAGCGTTGTTGCAACTCTAGGAGGAGAGCATGGAGCTGCTAGAACACATGATAAGTGGCGGTACCTTCATGCAGGATTCACTGTTTGGTTGTCCATATCTGAAGCAGCAG ATGAAGCTTCTGCTAAGGAGGAGGCCAGAAGGCATGTACAAGACGGAAGGCTTGCTTATTCAAATGCTGATATAGTTATGAAGCTTGGTGGATGGGAACCAGATCAGTCGCGAGTTGTTGCTCAGGCTTGTTTAAGTGCACTGAAACAATTAACCCTGTCAGACAGGCAGCTTACAG GTAAGAAGAGTCTTTACGTCAGATTAGGGTGTCGTGGAGATTGGCCAGACATCAAGCCCCCAGGATGGGATCCATCAAGTGGAGTACACCCTCCTGAGTCCTAA
- the LOC135605444 gene encoding UPF0481 protein At3g47200-like, which translates to MVAVFNKELLGWYLVTLKLNETVQANLPRSQPSTPGTPSRPPPLLLTRGEPIQEEDEAATADAAPPESEWVISIREKLKQAWNDEAGVPWMRYSIYRVPKSLREGDEKAYMPQVVSIGPYHHGKRRLRDMERHKWRALHRMLRRTGGDVRVYLDAVGALEERARACYEGPVAFNDNEFVEMMVLDGTFVLELFRGVGAAGKGFKELGYARNDPVFAMRGTMHGIQRDMIMLENQIPLFVLDRLLGLQIGQPEQHGLVARLAICFFDPLMPTDEPLRKNHRAMSESSSTTRADAFDPLTETGLHCLDVFRRSLLRIGPKPTPGLWIKRWSNARRVADRRRLQLIHCVTELREAGIKFRHRRTDRFWDIEFKDGVLKIPRLLIHDGTKSLFLNLIAFEQCHSDCTKDITSYVIFMDNLINSEEDVSYLHYRGIIEHWLGNDGEVADLFNKLCLEVVFDFDDSYLSGLSERVNKYYNHRWNTWGASLKHRYFGNPWAIISLVAAVVLLVLTCAQTFYSVYAYYWPPQ; encoded by the coding sequence ATGGTTGCAGTCTTCAACAAAGAGTTGCTGGGTTGGTATCTGGTGACCCTCAAGCTCAACGAGACTGTGCAGGCCAACCTTCCCAGATCGCAGCCCAGCACCCCCGGCACGCCGTCCAGGCCTCCGCCGCTTCTCCTCACACGGGGTGAGCCCATCCAGGAGGAGGATGAGGCCGCCACCGCGGACGCCGCTCCGCCGGAATCGGAGTGGGTGATCTCCATCCGGGAGAAGCTGAAGCAGGCCTGGAACGACGAGGCGGGCGTGCCGTGGATGAGGTACTCCATCTACCGCGTGCCCAAGTCGCTGCGCGAGGGGGACGAGAAGGCGTACATGCCCCAGGTGGTGTCCATCGGCCCCTACCACCACGGCAAGCGCCGCCTGCGCGACATGGAGCGACACAAGTGGCGCGCCCTCCACCGAATGCTCCGCCGCACCGGCGGTGACGTCCGGGTGTACCTCGACGCCGTGGGCGCCCTCGAGGAGCGCGCCCGCGCCTGCTACGAGGGCCCCGTCGCCTTCAACGACAACGAGTTCGTGGAGATGATGGTCCTCGATGGCACCTTCGTCCTCGAGCTCTTCCGGGGGGTGGGCGCCGCCGGGAAGGGGTTCAAGGAGCTGGGCTACGCCCGCAACGATCCCGTGTTCGCCATGCGCGGCACGATGCACGGCATCCAGCGCGACATGATCATGCTCGAGAACCAGATCCCCCTCTTCGTCCTCGATCGCCTCCTCGGTCTCCAGATCGGCCAGCCGGAGCAGCACGGCCTCGTCGCCCGCCTAGCCATCTGCTTCTTCGACCCCCTCATGCCCACCGACGAGCCCCTCCGCAAGAACCACCGCGCCATGTCCGAGTCTTCCTCCACCACGCGCGCCGACGCCTTCGACCCGCTCACCGAGACCGGCCTCCACTGCCTCGACGTGTTCCGGCGCAGCCTCCTCCGCATCGGCCCCAAGCCCACGCCCGGCCTCTGGATCAAGCGCTGGTCGAACGCTCGCCGCGTGGCCGACCGCCGCCGGCTGCAGCTGATCCACTGCGTCACGGAGCTGCGGGAGGCCGGCATCAAGTTCCGCCACCGCAGGACGGACCGTTTCTGGGACATCGAGTTCAAGGACGGGGTGCTCAAGATCCCCCGCTTGCTGATCCACGACGGCACCAAGTCTCTCTTCCTCAACCTCATCGCCTTCGAGCAGTGCCACTCCGACTGCACCAAGGACATCACCTCCTACGTCATCTTCATGGACAACCTGATCAACTCGGAGGAGGACGTCAGCTACCTCCACTACCGCGGCATCATCGAGCACTGGCTGGGAAACGACGGCGAGGTCGCCGACCTCTTCAACAAGCTCTGCCTGGAAGTGGTCTTCGACTTCGACGACAGCTACTTGTCGGGATTGTCGGAGAGGGTGAACAAGTACTACAACCACCGGTGGAACACCTGGGGGGCAAGCTTGAAGCACAGGTACTTCGGCAATCCCTGGGCTATCATCTCCTTGGTCGCCGCCGTCGTCCTGCTGGTGTTGACCTGTGCGCAGACCTTCTACTCTGTCTACGCCTATTACTGGCCGCCTCAATGA
- the LOC103975740 gene encoding calcium-dependent lipid-binding protein, translating to MGLISGLVMGALVGIALMAGWSRMMRRRSTKRILKAADIKLLGSLSRDDLKKLCGDNYPEWVSFPLYEQVKWLNKMLAKLWPFIADAATMVIKDTVEPLLDDYRPPGISSLKFSKLSLGNVPPKIEGIRVQSLKKGQIIMDIDFRWGGDLSIILAVEALVASLPIQLKDLQVFTVIRVIFQLSEEIPCISAVVVALLAEPKPRIDYTLKAVGGSLTAIPGLSDMIDDTVNSIVSDMLEWPHRIVVPLGGVDVNTSELELKPQGKLTVTVVKANNLKNLELVGKSDPYVVLYVRPMFKVKTKVVDDNLNPVWNETVELIAEDKETQSIIFEVYDEDKIQQDKKMGIAKLSLNELEPEISKEIELSLLASLDTLKVKDKKDRGSLTIKVLYHPFTEEEQQAALEAEKRILEERRKMKEAGLIGSTMDALGGAASLVGSGVGLVGTGLGAGVGLVGTGIGAGVGLVGSGLGAGVGLVGSGLGAVGGGLSKAGKFMGKSVTSQFSSSKKNGSSSPVVPGDGNAS from the exons ATGGGGCTGATCTCTGGTTTGGTCATGGGGGCGCTGGTGGGGATTGCGTTGATGGCCGGTTGGAGTCGGATGATGAGACGCCGCAGCACTAAACGCATCCTTAAG GCTGCTGATATAAAGCTTCTAGGGTCTTTGAGCAGAGATGATCTGAAGAAACTTTGTGGTGACAATTATCCTGAATGGGTTTCATTCCCTTTATACGAACAG GTGAAAtggctaaacaagatgttggctaAACTGTGGCCTTTTATTGCAGAT GCAGCAACAATGGTAATCAAGGATACAGTCGAACCATTACTGGATGACTATCGACCACCAGGAATATCTTCGCTAAAGTTCAGCAAGCTATCACTTGGAAATGTGCCACCAAAAATTGAAG GCATCCGAGTTCAAAGCCTCAAGAAAGGACAAATTATAATGGATATTGATTTCCGATGGGGTGGAGATCTGAGCATAATTCTTGCAGTTGAAGCACTTGTTGCTTCCCTGCCTATTCAG TTGAAGGATCTTCAGGTCTTTACTGTAATACGTGTCATTTTTCAACTTTCTGAAGAGATACCCTGCATTTCTGCTGTTGTTGTAGCACTTCTTGCTGAG CCAAAGCCCAGAATAGATTATACATTGAAGGCTGTGGGAGGGAGTCTTACTGCTATTCCGGGGCTTTCAGACATGATTGAT GATACTGTGAACTCAATAGTTTCCGACATGCTTGAATGGCCCCACAGAATTGTTGTTCCACTCGGTGGTGTAGATGTCAATACTAG TGAACTAGAGCTTAAACCACAGGGAAAGCTCACAGTGACCGTAGTGAAAGCAAATAATCTAAAGAATCTGGAATTAGTTGGAAAATCTGATCCATATGTGGTTTTATATGTCCGCCCCATGTTCAAGGTTAAAACAAAGGTTGTTGATGACAATCTTAATCCTGTATGGAATGAAACTGTTGAACTGATTGCTGAAGACAAGGAAACACAATCTATTATCTTTGAG GTTTATGATGAAGACAAGATTCAGCAGGATAAGAAAATGGGCATTGCAAAGTTATCTTTGAATGAATTGGAACCTGAAATCTCAAAGGAAATTGAGCTAAGTTTGCTTGCATCACTAGATACACTAAAGGTTAAGGATAAGAAGGACAGAGGGTCCCTTACAATAAAG GTACTATACCATCCATTCACCGAAGAGGAACAGCAAGCAGCACTGGAAGCAGAGAAGAGGATTttggaggagaggaggaagatgaaggaAGCTGGGCTTATTGGGAGCACAATGGACGCGCTTGGTGGGGCGGCCTCCTTGGTTGGCTCAGGGGTTGGGTTGGTCGGTACAGGCCTTGGAGCAGGTGTGGGCTTGGTCGGCACGGGCATTGGAGCAGGCGTCGGTCTAGTTGGATCAGGGCTCGGCGCTGGTGTTGGGTTGGTAGGAAGTGGCCTTGGTGCTGTTGGCGGTGGTCTGAGCAAAGCTGGGAAGTTCATGGGTAAAAGTGTGACAAGCCAGTTCAGTAGCTCGAAGAAGAACGGTAGCAGCTCTCCCGTCGTGCCAGGTGACGGAAATGCAAGCTAG
- the LOC103975743 gene encoding low-specificity L-threonine aldolase 1, with translation MVTRTVDLRSDTVTKPTEAMRAAMASADVDDDVLSGDPTAQRFEEEVARIMGKEAAVFVPSGTMGNLISVLVHCEVRGSEVILGDNSHIHIYENGGISSIGGVHPRTVKNNPDGTMDIDRIEAAIRHPDGALYYPTTRLICLENTHANCGGRCISAEYTDRVGELARKHGLKLHIDGARIFNASAALGVPVHRLVRAADSVSVCLSKGLGAPVGSVIVGTKDFITKARRLRKTLGGGMRQIGVLCAAAYVALQDNVVKLEDDHRKAKIFADGLKEIKQLRVDASSVETNMVFFNINESSMISPISLCEALEKFGVLAMPASSTSVRVVIHYQISESDVHYALTSIKQAIQEILAVGTTK, from the exons ATGGTGACGAGGACAGTAGACCTGCGTTCCGACACGGTCACGAAGCCGACCGAGGCAATGCGAGCCGCCATGGCCAGCGCCGACGTGGACGACGACGTCCTGAGCGGAGACCCCACGGCGCAGCGGTTCGAGGAGGAGGTCGCGAGGATTATGGGGAAGGAAGCGGCGGTTTTCGTTCCCTCGGGCACCATGGGCAACCTTATCTCGGTTCTCGTCCATTGCGAGGTCCGCGGCAGCGAGGTCATCCTGGGGGACAACTCCCACATACACATCTACGAGAACGGAGGCATCTCGTCCATCGGAGGCGTGCACCCCAGGACGGTGAAGAACAATCCTGATGGCACCATGGATATCGATCGGATCGAAGCAGCTATTAGGCACCCCGACGGAGCGCTCTACTACCCGACCACCAGGCTGATTTGCCTGGAGAACACACATGCGAA TTGTGGTGGAAGATGCATATCTGCAGAATACACAGATAGGGTGGGGGAGCTGGCTCGGAAGCATGGTCTGAAGCTTCATATTGATGGAGCACGCATTTTTAATGCTTCTGCA GCTCTGGGTGTTCCTGTTCATAGACTCGTACGAGCTGCTGATTCTGTTTCG GTCTGCCTGTCAAAAGGTTTGGGTGCTCCAGTTGGATCTGTCATTGTCGGAACCAAGGATTTCATTACAAAG GCAAGACGTCTTAGGAAAACCTTGGGTGGTGGGATGAGACAAATTGGAGTCCTTTGTGCAGCAGCTTATGTTGCTTTGCAGGATAATGTGGTAAAGCTAGAGGATGATCACAGAAAAGCTAAAATCTTTGCAG ATGGGCTGAaagaaatcaaacaattaaggGTGGATGCAAGTTCAGTGGAGACTAACATG GTCTTTTTCAATATAAACGAAAGTTCAATGATATCACCTATAAGTCTATGTGAAGCTCTGGAAAAGTTTGGTGTCCTTGCAATGCCAGCTAGTTCAACCAG CGTCAGGGTAGTCATCCATTACCAGATTTCGGAGAGCGATGTCCATTATGCACTAACCTCTATCAAG CAAGCTATTCAAGAAATACTAGCTGTTGGAACCACAAAATGA
- the LOC135583095 gene encoding histone-lysine N-methyltransferase ASHH3-like isoform X2, with the protein MKNKIFCGGGGGGSGGTVFQQLMQQLGDEEPVDFQLPDWSKKQKSAPYNFIRIKRRAADDGIFCSCSPSPGNSVVCGRDCLCGMLLSCCSQSCKCGNLCVNKPFQYRPVKKMKLIETEKCGSGVVTEEDIRQGDFVIEYVGEVIDDKTCEERLWKMKHCGETNFYLCEINRDMVIDATYKGNKSRFINHSCQPNTEMQKWTIDGEIRIGIFATRDIKKGEELTYDYQFVQFGADQDCYCGSVGCRKKLGNKPSKLKFSSSDTALQLVLCEIAASSPNSKALLYGKANLESGRLNMEGSPSFVARKRKSEFHNCICEVVRIWSPQYKRYYGGVILEFDCYSRKHTIITEDERVENVDLSKEDWDFL; encoded by the exons ATGAAGAACAAG ATCttttgcggcggcggcggcggcggcagtggcGGAACGGTATTCCAACAGCTGATGCAACAGCTCGGAGACGAGGAGCCCGTGGATTTCCAGCTGCCGGACTGGTCGAAGAAGCAGAAATCAGCGCCCTACAACTTCATAAG GATAAAAAGGCGTGCGGCAGATGATGGCATCTTCTGCTCCTGCAGCCCATCACCGGGAAATTCGGTTGTTTGCGGCAGAGATTGCCTCTGTGG GATGCTTTTGTCTTGTTGTTCTCAAAGTTGCAAGTGTGGAAATCTATGTGTGAACAAACCGTTCCAGTATCGGCCAGTGAAGAAAATGAAGTTAATTGAG ACAGAAAAATGTGGATCTGGGGTAGTAACCGAGGAGGATATAAGACAAGGAGACTTTGTGATAGAATATGTTGGTGAAG TAATTGATGACAAAACTTGTGAAGAAAGGCTGTGGAAAATGAAGCATTGTGGTGAGACGAATTTTTACCTGTGTGAGATCAACAGGGACATGGTCATTGATGCTACATACAAGGGAAACAAGTCTAGATTTATAAATCATAGCTGCCAGCCGAATACTGAGATGCAGAAATG GACAATTGATGGTGAAATACGCATTGGTATATTTGCAACTCGTGATATAAAGAAGGGAGAGGAGTTAACATATGATTATCA GTTTGTACAATTTGGAGCAGATCAAGATTGCTACTGTGGTTCTGTAGGTTGCAGGAAGAAATTGGGAAACAAGCCTAGCAAGCTGAAATTTTCTTCTTCAGACACTGCTTTGCAACTAGTTCTTTGTGAGATTGCAGCTTCCTCTCCCAATTCAAAAGCACTTCTGTATGGAAAAGCC AATCTGGAAAGTGGGAGATTAAATATGG AAGGATCACCATCTTTTGTTGCTCGCAAAAGAAAGAGTGAGTTCCATAATTGCATCTGTGAAGTTGTACGAATCTGGTCTCCTCAGTATAAAAG GTATTATGGAGGAGTTATACTGGAATTTGATTGCTATTCTAGAAAACACACT ATAATCACAGAGGATGAGAGGGTTGAAAACGTTGATCTGTCAAAGGAAGATTGGGATTTTTTATGA